A region of Prochlorococcus marinus CUG1416 DNA encodes the following proteins:
- a CDS encoding CHAT domain-containing protein yields the protein MIKNLSIFLFIAINVLLPFNSNQLKADDLDRLLNEGREYLTDKNYDEALKKFDKVIKKNPESWRAYHNRGLTKQNLKDHIGAISDFSNAIKLNQKQWSVSYWSRGYSKQLISDHKGAISDFTIAINLEPEFYYPYYARAFSKGQTGNYNEAIKDLNLAITKDPNDKYSFSLRGDYKRNIGDLKGSLADYSAAINIDPLYSEIYFSRAWTNFNLGNYEQANIDYEKILDIGDPIQKLDSIIYLMDNNLILSKLSKVPELIEKAKLLLNQSDNKEKEAALLYAESRYYLFIGNFKKSEELSKKCLAKTNDSIYENACSSLLSNIYIVNEDYEKAKKFIKFRTYEGQLSLAYIAFVEKKLQKAERILKRLYKKQFKIEGFKKPDPYLSSMVGSSLWFQGKNKEAKVFHKESLDTYKSIFGEKNPLLIQPYINLAMVYFNEDDFENTEFYLRKSLNLQFKFIQEQIPYLPLSKRDEFIKRLGISYPAIFSASNIHPKGKYLALFARLNRHGLLEEIEKKQSKLSSLDGAQKDLNKKIISLNNQISSINTNDIESIKKLNIEKEILELELYKSLPDFKSKIYSIKEISQQIPNNGVLIEYQKYRPFIFDNPTDALSEDNWEKPRYQALLLFSNGEVETVDLGPAQEIEDIIKNALIASEQYLPDAQKLLKSVGKSIINPLGKYIKDKKVLFISPDSELNKVPFAAVSSANENKLLGEEFLLRLITTGRELVSLNKTNIFNNNKSLVVANPNFNLKDNSSKTKVIKNEKEFEAQKRSFEQSLKIWNSLPGTKEEGRFISNKIDGELLIEDAASVLNIQKRNSPKIMHIASHSFFLSNKEEKLALSSILFANSFNKQNSKFEDPLLRSGIVLSGANYPEINKIDDGYLTALELSKLDFSGTELVVISGCESGLGEIKSGDSIYGLKRSIAVAGARSSLLSLWEVNDKATAAFMETFYSKLKDGVGRSNALAATQNEFKVHPNEDWRHPNVWAAFQLSGDWRPISF from the coding sequence ATGATTAAAAATTTATCTATTTTTTTATTTATAGCCATTAATGTATTACTTCCTTTTAATTCAAATCAGTTAAAAGCAGATGACCTAGACAGATTATTGAATGAAGGCCGTGAATACCTTACAGATAAAAATTATGATGAAGCACTAAAAAAGTTTGATAAAGTAATCAAAAAAAATCCGGAGAGTTGGAGGGCTTATCATAATAGGGGGTTAACCAAACAAAATCTAAAAGACCATATAGGAGCTATATCAGATTTTAGTAATGCTATAAAACTAAATCAAAAGCAATGGTCAGTAAGTTATTGGAGTCGAGGATATAGTAAGCAGTTAATTAGTGACCATAAAGGAGCAATATCAGATTTTACGATAGCAATTAATTTAGAGCCTGAATTCTATTATCCGTATTACGCTAGAGCATTTAGCAAAGGACAAACTGGAAATTACAATGAAGCAATTAAGGATTTAAATTTAGCAATTACAAAAGATCCTAATGATAAATATTCTTTTAGCTTAAGAGGAGATTATAAAAGGAATATAGGAGATTTAAAAGGTTCCTTAGCAGATTATTCAGCAGCAATAAATATTGACCCGCTATATTCAGAAATTTATTTTTCTAGGGCTTGGACTAATTTCAATCTCGGGAATTATGAACAAGCAAATATAGATTATGAAAAAATTTTAGATATTGGGGATCCTATTCAAAAATTAGATTCAATAATATATTTGATGGATAATAACCTTATTTTAAGTAAGTTATCAAAAGTCCCTGAATTAATAGAAAAAGCAAAACTCTTACTCAATCAATCAGATAATAAAGAGAAAGAAGCAGCTCTTCTATATGCAGAAAGTAGATACTATTTATTTATAGGAAATTTTAAAAAATCAGAAGAACTTTCAAAAAAATGTTTAGCTAAAACAAATGATTCAATTTATGAGAATGCTTGTTCAAGTCTTCTTTCTAATATTTACATAGTTAATGAAGATTATGAGAAAGCTAAGAAATTTATAAAATTTAGAACTTATGAAGGACAGCTATCTCTTGCCTATATAGCTTTTGTTGAGAAAAAATTACAAAAAGCAGAGAGGATATTAAAAAGACTTTATAAAAAACAATTTAAAATTGAAGGTTTTAAAAAACCAGATCCTTACCTATCATCAATGGTTGGAAGTTCCTTATGGTTTCAAGGTAAAAATAAAGAAGCAAAAGTCTTTCATAAAGAATCATTAGATACATATAAGTCGATATTTGGAGAAAAAAATCCACTCTTAATTCAGCCATATATAAATTTGGCTATGGTTTACTTCAATGAAGATGATTTTGAAAATACTGAATTTTATTTAAGAAAAAGTCTTAATCTTCAATTTAAATTCATACAAGAACAAATTCCATACTTACCTCTTTCTAAAAGAGATGAATTTATTAAAAGATTAGGGATATCTTATCCAGCTATTTTCTCAGCTTCAAATATTCATCCCAAAGGTAAATATCTTGCTTTATTTGCGAGATTAAATCGTCACGGATTACTTGAAGAAATTGAGAAAAAACAATCAAAACTTTCATCTTTAGACGGAGCTCAAAAGGATCTTAATAAAAAAATCATAAGTTTAAACAATCAAATCTCATCAATTAATACAAATGATATTGAATCAATAAAAAAACTTAATATTGAAAAAGAAATCTTAGAACTTGAATTATATAAATCATTACCAGATTTCAAATCAAAGATATATTCCATTAAAGAAATTTCACAACAAATACCAAACAATGGGGTCTTAATTGAATACCAAAAATATAGGCCATTTATCTTTGATAATCCTACAGATGCTTTGTCAGAAGACAATTGGGAAAAGCCAAGATATCAAGCCCTTCTTCTTTTCTCAAATGGAGAGGTCGAAACAGTTGATTTAGGACCTGCACAAGAAATTGAAGATATAATTAAAAACGCATTAATTGCATCAGAACAATACCTCCCAGATGCACAGAAATTATTGAAAAGCGTTGGAAAGTCAATAATTAATCCTTTAGGAAAATATATTAAAGATAAAAAAGTTTTATTTATTTCTCCAGATTCAGAGTTAAATAAAGTACCATTTGCTGCAGTTAGTAGTGCAAATGAAAATAAATTACTTGGAGAAGAATTCTTATTACGGTTAATTACTACTGGGCGAGAATTGGTTTCTTTAAACAAAACAAATATTTTCAATAACAATAAGTCTCTTGTAGTAGCTAATCCTAATTTCAATCTAAAAGATAATTCCTCAAAGACAAAAGTTATAAAAAATGAAAAGGAGTTTGAAGCCCAAAAAAGATCTTTCGAACAAAGTTTAAAGATATGGAATTCTTTACCTGGAACTAAGGAAGAAGGAAGATTTATCTCAAATAAAATAGATGGTGAACTTTTAATTGAAGATGCAGCATCAGTATTAAATATTCAAAAAAGGAATTCACCAAAAATAATGCATATTGCCTCTCATTCTTTTTTCTTAAGTAATAAAGAAGAAAAATTAGCATTATCTTCAATACTTTTCGCAAATAGCTTTAATAAACAAAATTCAAAATTTGAGGATCCGTTACTTAGGAGTGGGATTGTATTATCTGGAGCTAATTATCCTGAAATTAATAAAATTGATGACGGCTATCTTACAGCTCTTGAACTAAGTAAATTGGACTTCTCTGGAACTGAACTTGTTGTGATCTCAGGGTGTGAATCTGGTCTTGGAGAAATTAAATCAGGGGATAGTATTTATGGACTTAAAAGATCAATTGCAGTTGCTGGGGCGCGATCCAGTTTACTCTCGCTATGGGAAGTAAATGATAAAGCAACAGCTGCATTTATGGAAACTTTTTATAGCAAGTTAAAGGACGGGGTAGGAAGATCAAATGCACTAGCTGCTACTCAAAATGAATTTAAAGTACATCCCAATGAAGATTGGAGGCATCCAAATGTATGGGCTGCTTTTCAATTAAGTGGAGATTGGAGGCCAATAAGTTTCTAA
- a CDS encoding site-specific integrase, whose translation MPVKSKTESWVQTFREQLKSFMAPKAAWYVQESRGKIRLLVKEDGKTQTLTLENDWSLKGATESIKRISLIYKNFYSDLGNRSLEKSATVVHKSSSNSEIDFKELFIEFRAFCPSASEETWNKSYVPVLHIAQELLERSQKKPQNGEELMTYSLKKWEMGSRSRQIARRALQKFLDWAILRGKLPRQYAPVQMKETLKKKRIGYALREDQILQLIASEKDPRWQFNFQLLAVYGLRPEELRFLVIKDGIRGKELWTTYEKSMGGTKGQKTEPRKLAPLLIKDGKGFINWNLQERLEKDEALAPIGKEGKASDALKTRLSRNPVWNKFKKQAEKQKEVLVPYAFRHRYAKIAHSRSVEMNLSIKDIAFVMGHTVEVHQQNYARFMPEDTHAKFEKQLAA comes from the coding sequence ATGCCAGTTAAATCAAAAACTGAATCATGGGTTCAAACCTTTAGAGAACAGTTAAAGTCTTTTATGGCTCCTAAAGCTGCTTGGTATGTTCAGGAGAGTAGAGGAAAAATTAGATTATTAGTAAAAGAGGATGGAAAGACTCAAACTTTAACTCTGGAGAATGATTGGTCGCTTAAAGGAGCAACTGAATCAATAAAAAGAATATCTCTTATATATAAAAATTTTTATTCAGATTTAGGAAATAGATCATTAGAGAAATCAGCAACCGTTGTTCATAAATCCTCTTCTAATAGTGAGATAGATTTTAAAGAATTATTTATTGAATTTAGAGCCTTTTGCCCATCCGCTTCTGAAGAAACATGGAATAAATCCTATGTCCCCGTGCTCCATATAGCCCAAGAATTATTAGAAAGATCGCAAAAGAAGCCACAAAACGGAGAAGAATTAATGACATATTCCCTAAAGAAATGGGAAATGGGTAGTAGATCGAGACAAATTGCTAGAAGAGCATTACAAAAATTTCTAGATTGGGCAATTTTGAGAGGAAAATTACCGAGACAATATGCACCTGTTCAAATGAAGGAAACTTTGAAAAAGAAACGCATAGGTTATGCACTTAGAGAAGATCAGATACTGCAATTAATAGCTTCTGAAAAAGATCCTAGATGGCAATTTAATTTTCAATTATTGGCAGTTTATGGATTGCGTCCAGAGGAACTTCGTTTTCTTGTCATTAAAGATGGAATTAGAGGGAAAGAGTTGTGGACTACTTACGAAAAATCTATGGGAGGAACTAAAGGACAAAAAACTGAACCTAGAAAATTAGCTCCTTTATTGATTAAAGATGGAAAAGGTTTTATTAATTGGAACTTACAAGAAAGACTAGAAAAAGATGAAGCATTAGCTCCTATAGGTAAGGAAGGTAAAGCAAGTGACGCATTAAAGACAAGATTATCTAGGAATCCTGTTTGGAATAAATTTAAAAAACAAGCAGAAAAACAAAAAGAAGTATTAGTTCCTTATGCCTTCCGTCATAGATATGCAAAGATAGCTCATTCAAGAAGCGTTGAAATGAATTTATCAATTAAAGATATTGCATTTGTAATGGGTCATACAGTGGAAGTTCATCAGCAAAATTATGCAAGATTTATGCCTGAAGATACCCATGCAAAGTTTGAAAAACAGTTAGCGGCTTAA
- a CDS encoding sterol desaturase family protein, producing the protein MTQTINTFKINFLNLNGKYFLFIVLLLPFLISACRTVEIESFNSDRIFTHLYQIFLLPENSLLILSWNIFWKLTIFLSIVFTITLFEFNIQKHLDKREYNLPSLSRIKKSQGYKYADVWYLIITLIVGQFPLISVFLSLGTFNLFNGLEKNFHSFYQSYIPFESTEIVGSLGIIFAILLFDLAVYIRHRLQHKISWLWDFHEFHHSPTEMTIISKNRESTFERIFTKPLTLPITVLHYLLIKENIASGNLIPLIIYFLWIVISIFGDFLGHSSIAIIYPKPLSYIFMSPGLHLLHHSSNPSHYDCNFCMGTTIFDRLFGTYLDESHLKDIDSFGVKNTEYNKYHPLFSFTLLPLIKVYRRFIALR; encoded by the coding sequence ATGACTCAAACTATAAATACATTTAAAATAAATTTTCTAAATCTCAATGGTAAATATTTTTTATTTATAGTGCTATTGCTTCCTTTTTTGATATCTGCCTGTAGGACAGTTGAAATAGAATCTTTTAATTCGGATAGGATTTTTACGCATTTATATCAGATCTTTCTTCTACCTGAAAATTCATTGCTAATTTTATCTTGGAATATTTTTTGGAAATTAACAATATTTCTTTCTATAGTTTTTACGATAACATTATTTGAATTTAATATTCAAAAACATTTAGATAAAAGAGAGTATAATCTTCCAAGCCTTTCACGAATTAAAAAATCTCAAGGATACAAATATGCTGATGTTTGGTATCTCATTATTACTTTAATTGTTGGTCAGTTCCCTTTAATATCAGTATTTTTATCTCTTGGTACCTTTAACCTTTTTAATGGTCTAGAAAAAAACTTCCATTCTTTTTATCAAAGTTATATACCATTTGAATCAACAGAAATAGTTGGTTCACTTGGAATTATTTTCGCAATCTTATTATTTGATTTAGCAGTTTACATAAGACATAGGTTACAACATAAAATATCTTGGCTCTGGGATTTTCATGAATTTCATCATTCTCCCACCGAGATGACGATAATAAGTAAAAATAGAGAAAGTACTTTTGAGAGGATTTTTACTAAGCCTTTAACTTTACCAATCACAGTTCTCCACTATTTACTTATTAAAGAAAACATAGCCAGTGGAAATTTAATCCCATTAATTATTTATTTCCTCTGGATAGTGATTTCTATTTTTGGAGATTTTCTTGGCCATAGTTCAATTGCAATAATTTATCCTAAACCCTTATCCTATATTTTTATGAGCCCTGGATTACATCTATTACATCACTCCTCAAACCCATCTCATTACGACTGTAATTTTTGTATGGGGACAACAATATTTGATAGGTTGTTTGGTACTTATTTAGATGAATCGCATCTAAAAGATATAGATAGTTTTGGTGTGAAAAATACTGAATACAATAAATACCATCCTTTATTTAGTTTTACATTACTGCCTTTAATTAAAGTTTATAGAAGGTTTATAGCTTTAAGGTAA
- a CDS encoding AAA family ATPase has protein sequence MSNNKKDPETQKIIAKEKTKKFGSDEYAISPFGTLYKTYKRTSIQKPANRQTKYKKREAKTITERLISFDDEVDTFFKSDCEIQSKDRIVYLRDKAKNLGLNLRDSEIRAKIWEGRKRSKGLVTMLAPDMEINAPQEVWLVEDLIMKSDTNLLIASPKVGKTTLVIDLIGKWSRGVEDSYLGKKFIGKCPPVFIVGTDMPRSRWLPLLNRFGLAERIGKDKWKLLNPIVGLFTQNESLHLDDSGLSRIGELVSKHEGCLLLIDSYSKVVAPLGVKEADASFAGPIGDLQEVVAPFGVTTIVIHHSGKKSLGSGAVMASRGSTALPAAVSQVINLKWFNRDENRQDKRILLETEGRGMSLEAIILQTQYGFETEGNATDVIEKQKEKEKIARLQDSQAEVFEEVKDRRPQEVTSGDIKNALRIGDRSALRSLRALERKGLLISETRRTDKGRCVVFKISPTTVLTD, from the coding sequence ATGAGTAACAACAAAAAAGATCCAGAAACACAAAAAATAATAGCTAAAGAAAAAACTAAAAAATTCGGCTCAGACGAATACGCCATTAGTCCTTTTGGCACTTTGTATAAAACTTATAAAAGAACAAGTATTCAAAAGCCAGCTAATAGGCAAACTAAATATAAGAAAAGGGAAGCAAAAACAATTACTGAAAGGTTAATTTCATTTGACGATGAAGTAGATACCTTTTTTAAAAGTGATTGTGAAATTCAATCAAAAGACAGAATAGTTTACTTAAGGGATAAAGCAAAAAATCTTGGCTTAAATCTCAGAGATAGTGAAATCAGAGCAAAGATTTGGGAAGGTCGTAAACGATCTAAAGGACTTGTAACAATGCTTGCTCCAGACATGGAAATAAATGCACCACAAGAGGTTTGGCTAGTCGAGGATTTAATAATGAAATCAGATACAAACCTTCTTATTGCTTCTCCTAAAGTTGGAAAAACTACTTTAGTTATTGACTTGATTGGCAAATGGAGTCGAGGCGTTGAAGATTCCTATTTGGGCAAAAAGTTCATCGGAAAGTGTCCTCCAGTTTTTATTGTGGGGACTGACATGCCTAGGTCAAGGTGGTTACCACTTCTAAATAGATTTGGACTCGCAGAACGAATAGGAAAAGATAAATGGAAATTATTAAATCCAATAGTTGGCTTATTTACTCAAAACGAATCATTACATCTTGATGACTCTGGATTGTCTCGTATTGGAGAGTTGGTTAGTAAGCATGAAGGGTGTTTATTGTTGATAGATAGTTACTCAAAAGTTGTTGCACCTCTTGGAGTTAAAGAAGCTGACGCAAGTTTTGCTGGACCTATTGGAGATCTTCAAGAGGTTGTCGCTCCTTTTGGAGTAACTACAATTGTCATTCACCACAGTGGCAAAAAAAGTTTAGGGTCTGGTGCTGTGATGGCTTCAAGGGGTTCAACTGCTCTTCCCGCTGCAGTATCTCAAGTTATAAATTTAAAATGGTTTAATAGAGACGAAAATCGTCAGGATAAAAGAATACTTCTTGAAACTGAAGGTAGAGGAATGTCTTTAGAGGCAATAATTTTGCAAACTCAATATGGTTTTGAAACGGAGGGAAATGCAACTGATGTTATAGAAAAGCAGAAGGAAAAAGAGAAAATCGCAAGATTACAAGACAGTCAAGCTGAGGTATTTGAAGAGGTAAAAGATAGAAGACCTCAAGAAGTAACTTCTGGTGATATTAAAAATGCTTTAAGGATTGGTGATAGGTCTGCTCTTAGGTCATTAAGGGCATTAGAACGAAAGGGTTTATTAATTAGTGAAACCAGAAGAACTGATAAAGGTAGATGCGTAGTTTTTAAAATATCACCAACAACTGTCTTAACTGACTAG
- a CDS encoding ArsR/SmtB family transcription factor, translating to MVSFSDPFRLEIIDLMMDGEVCVCDIMKLTKLSQSRISYHIKILKEAGLISDRQEGRWVYYSLNKESLFLIKEWITSLTDHSSHRKRSCE from the coding sequence ATGGTTTCATTTTCTGATCCTTTTAGGCTAGAAATAATTGACCTAATGATGGATGGAGAAGTTTGTGTTTGCGATATTATGAAATTAACTAAGTTATCTCAATCAAGAATTTCATATCACATAAAAATTTTGAAGGAAGCTGGTCTTATCTCTGATAGACAAGAAGGTAGATGGGTCTACTACAGCCTAAATAAAGAGTCTCTCTTTTTGATCAAGGAATGGATAACTTCTTTGACAGATCATTCCTCGCATAGAAAACGTTCCTGCGAATAA